Within the Serratia sp. UGAL515B_01 genome, the region CATCGATATGTTGGAGCAACTTGGGCAAGCTTCGTCTGGTCATCCGGTGTGGCTGCGGATCAACCCTGGTTTTGGCCATGGGCACAGTCAGAAAACCAATACTGGTGGTGAAAACAGCAAGCACGGCATCTGGTATGCCGATTTACCACAAGCGCTGGCCAAGGTACAGCAATATGGGCTTAAGCTGATTGGTCTACATATGCACATTGGTTCCGGCGTGGATTATCAGCATCTGGAGCGTGTATGCGATGCCATGGTGCAACAGGTGATAACACTTGGGCAGGATATTAGTGCGATCTCTGCCGGTGGGGGGCTTTCTATTCCTTATCAGCAAGGAGAAGAAGCGATCAATACCGGGCATTATTATGGTTTATGGAACCATGCGCGTGAGCGGATTGCTGCGCATTTGGGCCATCCGATAAAACTGGAAATCGAACCTGGACGTTTCTTGGTCGCGGAAGCAGGGGTATTGGTAGCCGAAGTGCGATCGGTAAAAGACATGGGGAGCCGTCATTTTGTGTTGGTCGATGCCGGTTTCAACGATCTGATGCGTCCAGCGATGTACGGCAGTTACCATCATATCTCGTTGTTACCTGCCGATGGACGCAACTTAGAACATCAACCGCTGTATGAGACCGTGATTGCCGGGCCGTTGTGCGAGTCTGGCGATGTTTTCACTCAGCAGGCTGGCGGTGGCGTTGAAACCCGCTCGTTGCCGCAAGCGCGGGTTGGCGATTATCTGGTATTCCATGACACCGGTGCCTATGGTGCTTCGATGTCCTCCAACTACAACAGCCGTCCGTTGTTGCCGGAAGTGTTGTTTGAAAACGGTGAACCTCGTCTGATTCGTCGTCGGCAAACGATTGAAGAGTTGATTGGGCTGGAATTGGTTTAAGCGAGCTTCCGGGCTATGAACTCAATCGGCGTATGGGCCAGGGGCCACCGACTCACGCAGCTTTAATTCACCGGTAAAGGAGGGAAGCGGTTGCACCGTTTCCCCATTTATCAGGCGGAACGCCTGCGTGATGGCGGTTTCTATCATGGCATCGATTGGCAAATAAACGGTGGACAAGGCGGGTTGCAGATAGGTGGCGCTGGGCTCATCGTCAAAACCAAACAGAGAGACATCCTGCGGAAGGCGCATACCGGCCTGGAAGAGGGCTTTCATTGCACCAATCGCCATATCGTCGTTGCTGGCAAACAGTGCGCTGAACGGTTTACCGGTTGCCAACAAGATTTTACAACTCTGGTATCCCCCCGCCACGCTACTGTCCCCATTGGTGACTAGCGCGCCATTAAAGGCAATCTGATGATGTTCCAGTGCCTGACGGTATCCAGCCAATCTTGCCCGAGCGGTCGGTGTTGCAATCGGGCCAGTGATGCAGGCTATGTCACGGTGCCCCTGACCGATCAGGTAATTAACGGCATTAAATGCGGCATGTTGTTGTTCAAAGAACACACAGCGCTCACGGGCTTTA harbors:
- the lysA gene encoding diaminopimelate decarboxylase, with product MPRALNDTSTALNTANLRALPQRFGCPVWAYDADIISQQIAQLRHFDVIRFAQKACSNIHILRLMREQGVKVDSVSLGEIERALKAGFEPGGEDIVFTADVLDHTTLARVSELKIPVNAGSIDMLEQLGQASSGHPVWLRINPGFGHGHSQKTNTGGENSKHGIWYADLPQALAKVQQYGLKLIGLHMHIGSGVDYQHLERVCDAMVQQVITLGQDISAISAGGGLSIPYQQGEEAINTGHYYGLWNHARERIAAHLGHPIKLEIEPGRFLVAEAGVLVAEVRSVKDMGSRHFVLVDAGFNDLMRPAMYGSYHHISLLPADGRNLEHQPLYETVIAGPLCESGDVFTQQAGGGVETRSLPQARVGDYLVFHDTGAYGASMSSNYNSRPLLPEVLFENGEPRLIRRRQTIEELIGLELV
- a CDS encoding LacI family DNA-binding transcriptional regulator, whose amino-acid sequence is MITMLDVSIRAGVSKATVSRVLNGTGQVKKSTRDAVFKAMDELGYRPNFLAQSLANKSSNSIGLVVSNFDGPYFGRLLRQAAKMIEASGKHLIVTDGHDTPEDELQAVQLLADRRCDAIILYTRFMSENTLMTLLESLAAPLMVINRELPKARERCVFFEQQHAAFNAVNYLIGQGHRDIACITGPIATPTARARLAGYRQALEHHQIAFNGALVTNGDSSVAGGYQSCKILLATGKPFSALFASNDDMAIGAMKALFQAGMRLPQDVSLFGFDDEPSATYLQPALSTVYLPIDAMIETAITQAFRLINGETVQPLPSFTGELKLRESVAPGPYAD